ATtcacaataaataattattatttaaaaaatataattattagaatgtgaaaataaaaaaaataacaaaattttaaaatatagctaaCCATTATAGCTAACACCGCTCGAGCAAAAAGTTTACAGATTCAGCAAATTTTTAcctaatcatttatatttacacTTTTAGCTAACAATTATAGCTAtctcccttggagatgctctaagtgattaaaatgtttgggaaagaagtagaattcctgaaacaaaagctagaactcctaattttttataagtgcttcttgattttttacgcaaacagtacgaataagtgcttataacttataaatcagaagTTGGACTTTTAAACTCTAAACAAACACCACCTAAATACTCTCAGGCCACGAAAGCtggatttttgaattttaataaaaagttgtCCTAATTAGCTATTGAGAAATGGTGCAAAGTGCAAAGACGAAATTAATGAACAAAGTCGTGAAACAGACATGAAAGCAATAATATAGGAGTACAGGTgaagtttattaaaaaaatgcgGTCAAATGTTTGTCCAACGTTATAAATTTGCATGTGCACGATGAAGTATTTGTCTCCAACGtccttcaaaattttaaaaaactctACCAAAGTTTGGTTTAGAGGATTTGTATATACGACTACTGAATACTGGGGTTAAATGGCagtttggtcactcaactgactacaaacttgcaattgggtcatccaactgaAAAAGCTTTCAGTCAAATAACTAAACTCTTTAAAACTTTCAATCAGGTCACTTGCCGTTAGTGACGTTAAAAACTTGACGGAAGGATGAGTTGGCAAGATGAGTTGTCCAAATCAGTACAATTGTCATGTACACATCAGTTATGTATTTTCACCCGACCCATAacccaattatatatatatgaaacacTTTTTCTAATTAACAAAATAGAGGaaactaaaattaattaatatacatcTAACTCATCATTTTCACACACGCAAAAAGATGGCTTTGAATTTGTACATCCATCGTAAGTGAAGCTATCTCGTGGGTCTTAATCTACTATACAAGCTCCTACAAATTACTCAAATCAACAATTGACAAAGCCTCCAAGAAGCTTGAGACCATGAAGACCAATCCCACTGTCCCAAAAATCTTAGTGAAAGAATCGAAGACCAAGAAGATCGATAAGGTAGAGACTAGGTTGAAAGAAGCGAGTCGCGACTTGTATGGGGCAAGAGGAGAGAAGTACGGTGCTTGATAAGAGTAAGATTGAGGAGATTTTAAGGGTTTTTTTAAGAAGAGTGTGGAAGATGGGGTGGGGAAGAAGGGGGTTTCGGGGTTGAGGAGCTGAGAATTAAGGAGAATATGGAAGTGAAAAGTAGGGATGTTGTGGTTGGGGATGCTTCCCAATGATTTAGGTGATCAGGATGGTGGTATTGGGGAATGGATTCATTCTTATGCACACAAAGTGTCTGATGAAATGTTTAAAAAAGATGTGATTGTTTAGAACTTGATGGTTTATGACCTGATTTAATGGAGTGGATCGGGTCAAGTTATATGGGTATTTGCTGATGTGGTTGCTTATTTGGATCTTGTCATATAACAACTTAACGGATTCTGTTAAAGTCAAAGGAGACTTAACGGCCGTGAAAATTTGTAAATGTTTAGTGACCTGATTGAAAGTTATAATGAGTTTAATGATTCGTTTgtaagttttttgagtttgatgatccACTTGCAAGTTGGGTGTCAGTTGAGTGATGAAAATGCTATTTAACCCCTGAATACTGATACTGATTGCCCTCCTGGAACCTTTTTAATCATGCAATCCTGTCTCTGCCGTTCGCCCATACAAAAAATATAGCTCCTCGAGTCCTCTGTATTCATTATTAGAAAAAGGAAAGCTAAAAAACCTTAAGTCCTTTGTAGTTATATAAACTAAATTTCTACGCATAACATTTGGAGTGAGCGATTCTATTACACGAAATTCGACTACAGAtgggttaaaattttaaatttgagcATGAATTTGCCCCAAAAAACAAAACAGATCTGTTGttgcttgtaagttgtaacggCTAAAATTAAGGCACTGTTTGTATCATCATCATGGGCATGTTTGGTTTGGAGAAGGGAAGCTGATTCTgacttctatttttcttgatccgtttggTTTGAAGATCATCATGAGCATGTTTTTCattattagaaaaagaaaagttaaAAAACCTCAAGTCCTTTGTATCTATATAAACTAAATTTCTATACATAAAATATGAAAGTGAGCGATTCTATCACACGAAATTCGACTACAGATGGGTTAACATtttaaatttgagaattaatttgctggaaaaaaaaaacagaaagttGTAACGGCTAAAATTGAGGCACTGTTGTATCATTAAGTGTCTTCACTTGCTATTGTGCCTCTTCTATGGCTGCATCGCTCCAACTTTACTCTcttcgtccctttttagttctcacatttggttttgtccCCGATCAAATtaaccaaagtttgactgaaatttattaatattttatcaattgataaaaaagaaaaatatatcactggaaataacttttaatctactttaaaatataattttctgttttttaatataatgaaaaagtgatttataatctttggtcaaaatttagtaaatttgatcgataaaaataaaattgtgacaactaaaatgggaggGAGGGAATGTACTATTTCCTCTGCGCTCTCGTGCTAATCGCTCCACTTCACGGAGGATGAGCGTGTCTGCTCGAATTCTGATCGTTTTGTCTTTCCAAATCTAATGCTATACTTTTGCTTTGGGCTTCAGAATGTCTGTTCCTCTTTTCGGCAGTAAGTTTTGGTATGCTTGTTTTACTAGTCTCATGCGATAGTGGCATAAAATTATACTGTATCTTATATATTTCTTATACCTAAATTGGGAATATATGAAAACACAAAATTAATACTATTATTTGTTTATGATGCTTAATCTAGAAAGGGACTTCTAAAAGACCGACAGAGCTGGAGTGTTACTagtttttcgattttttttataGTACTGGTCTTTAACtcgtgcgaagcacggacggatatataattcataatttattatttataatttaaattttaacatcattttattagtattttaatattaatgaattgaattttaattaaattatattattcagttgactatattttctcccgattacttgaaaataaacaaaccctaatatatatatatatatatatatatatatatatatatatatatatatatatatatatatatatatatcaggattttagtacatttcaTCCGAATTCAGCACacatagatttaaaaataaaaagaatcaaaaaattcaaatttttttcaaacatAGACAATCGTGTAATACTTTtgaaagattcaataatatagtcaatcgaatttcaaagtaattttgtaatcttggttttttcgACAATAGAAACTTTTAAGATTAAAGTTAGAAAGAGTTatataatggttcgtgtttataattaaatagaacatattaaagttaaaaagaggtatataaagattcttgttaaaaaagatattcaaaattatatatttataattttatttataacatcattataatttttttaatgaaatattatatgataatgtattgttatgagtgtttttaatatttgaaactgtttaacaatgtaagactaatagactccacatttgtagacttgtagtaccaaaaggagagtaccaaaccaaaaaatataactaaaatcttggactacaaattatacccatgttggcttattataatatagtatagatgccCATGAACACACAACAAGCATtatcttaaaaaaaacacacaataagcataaaatttgataaatttctctTATTTTGATTGACTTATGGGGTGTTTGGCTGGGATTTTAAGCGCAACTTCTgcatttataaattagaagcacttatttgtaccgtttgtgtaaaaagtcaacaagcacttataaaaagctaggaatgctagtttttgtttcacgacttttatttatttctcaaacactttaatcacttataagtcttaatttgcttctcacttttattttacttttttattttaagcaagaattatttattttaaactcagccaaacgaTCTTTTAGACTTTTAATAATGATGggctttctttaattttttttttaattatatacttatatattataagcgtaagggagataatttggtcgcacgGTCACATGGTTCAAAAACTTAttatccgttggatcgtatattgaacaaataagtaccgttagattagaacaaaattaacttctaattctacagggcaactgatatctacttgcatgtttataattccttttctgaatccaaaacaaattccgtctttcacatgtttataatttttttaatccaaaataaatatttcctaccaactttaattgtagaatcatataaatcgcaccgtcacaaaattatttttatctaatatattttaaaattaataagccggatattttaatccaaaataaatattttctaccagtttttattgtagaatcatataaatcacactgtaacaaaattattcatatataatatattttaaaattagtcagccaaatttaaatcatattataataattctaatataaaatacatttataaatataatctaatggaaattgacgtcacatattctactcaatatatattaaaatttgataaaaaaatttaatattttttttttttaacgtaggaacccgcagccgctacccttcgggtgcgcactgggtaaacccacgagctcacgcaatagcctgctacgtgaaccaaggtaaaccgcacctaagcgcgacaggctctgattcaggaggcataatcacaaattctgctcccttctcgggagtcgaacctgtgaccaaaaggatacatgtcctctctttaaccagctgaaccaacccttgcgggcaaaaaaatttaatactttgggaTGATACATATGAGAAAAGGAatggcttgattacaatagtttattagAAGCCATTAATGACTCTGTGACGGTGTATTTTATACTACATCCCCATtgtcggatgatccaacatgtgtaaccattttttttttctacagaaacaagtctgaaaagtagaacctatatattttttgtaatagttctgacttacaaatatatcataatttcaaattttatttaatttaaaattttaatttattatttataaattaaattctttcacaccacttacaatatatttaaaaagtttataaataattaaaaagctcccgtgccttgcacgggctataagctagtattaatAATAGCTGTGTATGAGACGAGATGCAGTTGTTATTAGTAGTCGTAAACGTCTAGAAGCAGGTGCAACAAAAAGATGTGAAATGAGCTTTATGTGTACTTGTCCCCTGTGCGGCTGAGTGTGTGCATAAAAATACAGTTTCACCGTTTTGAAGGATAAAAAGATGCGGAGCACGATCTCCTTGTGGTATGTTGATAAAAATAACGGTCACGTTCTCGGGCGGTGTTTCCTAAATATATTGACCCAATCTATTTGCCGTTGCTTTCTCCACTATGCTCTTTTCTTTTTGCTGCTTCCTCCTATTTTCACTCTTTTGACTTTTTCCAATAATTTTCACCACTTTTTCCTATTGGAATGCGTGACACTGGATACTGTTTTTCCGTTCCTCGTTCCTGCATCATGAACCACGATTATTTCCTATACTAAGTGACCTTATTCGACTTTTACGGAAATCGAAAAAAAAacagtaataaaaaaaaaagtaagtttagttgaaaagtggataaagtggtgggacttatcgatattttaataataaatttgagatagtggaagaaagtcgtgggtgtaatagtgtttgtttaataaaaaaatataaattaaagaagtagtgggtgtaatagtgaaaagcaGTGTTCAGAATtaataagtactccctccgtccctctgggatctatacgtttcttttggacacggagattaagaaaagtgtataaagtaatgtaaagtaatgagaaagagaaaggaaagtaggtaaagtggtgggacccattaatatttaagtgatagatttgaaaaagtagatgaaagtagtgggtgggtgagatttttatattataaaactttaccattttgggaaaattttgaaatgtatagaattgaatgagacatcccgaaaaggaaagtgtatagaaatcagagggacggagggagtatgataacttcattctttttgggaagtcccaaaaagaaaatgaggtcacataaaatgggacggagggagtaatacgtTATGTTCTTtaactatttttattatataattattttctttgttttaattaaaattaaataataaataatctaaTTACGGGAGTCGACTTTCAAAACATAAGAAACAGattattttaaactaattattatcTAAAACTTGAGATAAATTATGACTACCAAATTAAGGAggatataaaatatactccctccgtccctctcatttgtttacattaaGGGTTtagggctcggcacgcattctaatgctctcgtaaaatgtagttttataaattattttgattttttttttgaataaaaatttaatgtttaaattattataaaaaaaatttaaacaacttattgaactatgttttatatacgCCTTAAAAGACGTGTCAAGCAGTGTGAAAAactgtactccctctgtcccactcatttctatacagtttcctttttgggacgtctcatcaattctatacattccaaatatagtaactttttataatataaaacactactacacccactacattattctactatctccattctataataatataaacactattacacccactattttcccccactatctcaaatctatcattaaatataaatgggtcccaccactttactcatttttcatctcAATTTACTCACTTTTTACGCTTTTCTTGGTTTCCGTGTCCAAACCAAACGTATATAAtctaccgggacggagggagtaaacaaGTGAGGggtacagagggagtaataattttctattaatatAGCTTACACTTCTAAATATTAGACAACAAACTATATATTTGTGTGAAAGTCAATTATGAAATTAGTATTCATCACTCATGTAAGTTGGATTactcaaataatattataatagtttttggattaatttttttaaaattctatttattaaattattaaaaaataaaataatttttttgagagaaaaacaataaaataattatttatttagctATTTTTTGTCATCGGGGTTTGTCTTGACCGCGACCGCGGTACTTTAAAGAATTCTTACATTTTCGttataaataaacaaatctTAACGGAACAAAATGGGCAGAAGAGCAAGAGGAGAGAGAAAAAACAAAAGCCGGCAGGCATGCAAAAAGCAGTAAgattaaaatcaaaagaattAGCGAAAAAATACACTAATCTCGCCcaaacacatatacatacaaaacaaGCCTGGGAGAGagcagagagaaagagagagagcaGAAGGAAAGGAAGGGAAGAGAAGaggtgagagagagagtacaCAAAAAATCTCTCAAATTCAAAATCACCATCATCCTGAAATCTCCAGCTCTCTTGAAACCCTAGCCATGGCGTCTTCACAATAATCTCATTCAAATTCACACATCTCTCTATTGTAATTTCGTCCTCAAAAGCGGAGACTCTCTGTTGGCCACCTCATGATGGCCAATGAGATACCGCTCTTCAATTCTTCATCGGCTAGTGTTTCTCGAtttatcatcatcttcatctcctccGATCTCTCCACCATCACAAACACGCACATTCATCAATAACTTACGGAATCTCGAATCTCTCTTGATTGCTTGTGGATTGAATTGATGATGATGGCGAGTAGTAAAGGATGGGTGGAGAAGATGAGGAGGATAGCTAGGACGATTTATTTTATGGTTGCTATGGTAGCGTCGCTTTTGGTTATGTCATTGCCATTGTTAATTGCTATTGGAGATGTGTTGCTTCCTGCTTTGTTGATTTCTAGTTTCACTTGTGTTACTTGTCATTCCTTTCTTCATCACCTTCGTCGTTACGCTTTCAATTCTTCTTTGACTGACATTCCCCTCGTTTCCCTCATCAGATCTCTCCTTATCACCTGtaagcctctctctctctctctctctccccccccctccctctccctctctctccctctccctctccctctccctctctcatttTGTATTGCTTTTGTATATTGTGTACAATGTAGCTTaattgaagaataaatgtaatAACTGGCAGTAGTACATTGTTAGTTTCATTGCGAATCTCAAATGTTGTGTTTAATCTGCTTGTTTCTGGTGGTGAATTTGATTTATAGGAGAAGGAGCATCGGATTTAGAGTTAGGTAATGAACACTAAAATTGAATCAATATTCAAATGGATGAGCCAGATGCATTACTTTGTTGCAGcaagatttaattaaaaatttaacaaaggGACTTATTGTTAGAATTGCGTATAGGTGGGGGACTGGTGAATGCTTCAACTTGTGGTTTAACTTCTTTGATGATTGGTTTATCTTTATCGGGTGCAGGTGTGTATTATATGTGTGATGGACCTGCCCTCTCGCATGGGCCGTACTTAGGAACTGTTGCGATGTCTTCCATTGCATCTGTATTACTTCTCTCAGTTAAGGCTTATGTTTTCTCTGTCAATTCTCAAATTGAGGCTGAAGCATCATTGTCTCTATCAAAGCGGAAACTGCACTTGAAGAAGTCATGGGGAATGCCTGTCCTATTTCTCTCATCCGTGGTCTTTGCTTTAGGGCATATCGTTGTTGCTTATCGGACGAGGTGCAGAGCAAGGAGGAAATTGATGTTGCATCGAGTTGATCCAGAATCAGTAAGCTTATAATTCGTAGTTTTCTTAAAGATAAAGTTCAAATCATCACCTTAACAAATCACTATATTCATGAAATATATTGAAACTTGAAAACACGCTTTAGCTTCTGAAGATCTAATTACAAGAAACTATATATTAGATTTCCATACATTTCGTGCTCTGTTTTcttataaatcttttttaatgATTACAGATTCTTTCATGTAAAATACCATTTTCTGTTTATCAGAAAGTTCCAAGATCACCCACTCCTGCTGCTGGGAAAACACTAAGAAGTGATAGTGAGTTGATTAGAAGGCCTGGGGGGCTTATTTGTGATCAAGGGGAACTTCCAGTTCAGTTATTAGCAGATGTTGACAGCTTATTTATGATGACCCAAGGGATTAACCTACACTACAAGCTTAGCATATCTGGCGCACCTTCTCGTTCCTTGTCTTCTTCAACCTTTCTTAGCAGGCCTTCGGCAAATGTATATCCGAAAAGCAAGTATTATCTTCACAGGAGCTTTAGCAGTCAATTTAATACATCCTCTCTCCACACACCACTATTAGATCGATCAAATTATCCTGGACAATCAGAAGAAATACCAATTCTGAGTTTGAATGAAGCTGGTGATTATGAGGATATGAGTGGGCATCGTCCTCCTGTGCTGGTGGAAGATTCGAGTACGAATCGTCAGTTTGGCATTGTTTTAGTGCATGGATTTGGAGGGGGGGTCTTCTCATGGAGGCATGTAATGGGAGTGTTGGCTCGGCAGGTTGGCTGCACGGTTGCCGCTTTTGATCGTCCTGGATGGGGATTAACATCTAGACCTCAAAAACAGGATTGGGAAGAAAATCAGCTGCCTAATCCTTACAAGCTTGAAACTCAGGTTATTGCCTGCAAATTATATTCTATTATTGCACATTGTTTATAGAACTGATATATCAGTTTCTTCTTGTTATTATGATTTCTTTCCTATTCACAATAACACCTTTCCGTATGCAGTTATGTTCATTGTGGTTTGTGCATGAATTATATTAAGGCCATAACTGTTTTTATTTGCCTTTTCTGTGATACCCATGTCACTATGTATTATTCTCTGTGACAACCTTTATCTTAACATCTTTGCGGTAACGTATGTTTCCAGGTTGACCTACTTCTAAATTTTTGTTCGGAGATGGGGTTTTCTTCTGTTGTCCTTGTTGGTCATGATGATGGAGGCCTACTTGCTCTGAAAGCTGCGCAGAAAGTGATCTC
This genomic window from Daucus carota subsp. sativus chromosome 7, DH1 v3.0, whole genome shotgun sequence contains:
- the LOC108196812 gene encoding uncharacterized protein LOC108196812 isoform X1, which produces MMMASSKGWVEKMRRIARTIYFMVAMVASLLVMSLPLLIAIGDVLLPALLISSFTCVTCHSFLHHLRRYAFNSSLTDIPLVSLIRSLLITCVYYMCDGPALSHGPYLGTVAMSSIASVLLLSVKAYVFSVNSQIEAEASLSLSKRKLHLKKSWGMPVLFLSSVVFALGHIVVAYRTRCRARRKLMLHRVDPESILSCKIPFSVYQKVPRSPTPAAGKTLRSDSELIRRPGGLICDQGELPVQLLADVDSLFMMTQGINLHYKLSISGAPSRSLSSSTFLSRPSANVYPKSKYYLHRSFSSQFNTSSLHTPLLDRSNYPGQSEEIPILSLNEAGDYEDMSGHRPPVLVEDSSTNRQFGIVLVHGFGGGVFSWRHVMGVLARQVGCTVAAFDRPGWGLTSRPQKQDWEENQLPNPYKLETQVDLLLNFCSEMGFSSVVLVGHDDGGLLALKAAQKVISSAAPVNVEIKGVVLLNVSLSREVVPGFARIILGTSLKRNLASLVRAEIIQAVNRRAWYDATKLTTGVTNLYRAPFYVEGWVEALHEIGRLSSETVLSPKDAASLVAAVQNIPVLVIAGAEDAVVSLDSVQTMASNFVNSRLVAISGCGHLPHEECPKALLAALSPFISRLLSIRDLQN
- the LOC108196812 gene encoding uncharacterized protein LOC108196812 isoform X2, yielding MMMASSKGWVEKMRRIARTIYFMVAMVASLLVMSLPLLIAIGDVLLPALLISSFTCVTCHSFLHHLRRYAFNSSLTDIPLVSLIRSLLITCVYYMCDGPALSHGPYLGTVAMSSIASVLLLSVKAYVFSVNSQIEAEASLSLSKRKLHLKKSWGMPVLFLSSVVFALGHIVVAYRTRCRARRKLMLHRVDPESKVPRSPTPAAGKTLRSDSELIRRPGGLICDQGELPVQLLADVDSLFMMTQGINLHYKLSISGAPSRSLSSSTFLSRPSANVYPKSKYYLHRSFSSQFNTSSLHTPLLDRSNYPGQSEEIPILSLNEAGDYEDMSGHRPPVLVEDSSTNRQFGIVLVHGFGGGVFSWRHVMGVLARQVGCTVAAFDRPGWGLTSRPQKQDWEENQLPNPYKLETQVDLLLNFCSEMGFSSVVLVGHDDGGLLALKAAQKVISSAAPVNVEIKGVVLLNVSLSREVVPGFARIILGTSLKRNLASLVRAEIIQAVNRRAWYDATKLTTGVTNLYRAPFYVEGWVEALHEIGRLSSETVLSPKDAASLVAAVQNIPVLVIAGAEDAVVSLDSVQTMASNFVNSRLVAISGCGHLPHEECPKALLAALSPFISRLLSIRDLQN